One Vigna unguiculata cultivar IT97K-499-35 chromosome 11, ASM411807v1, whole genome shotgun sequence DNA window includes the following coding sequences:
- the LOC114168203 gene encoding uncharacterized protein LOC114168203, protein MAGKSRKDKVLEQERVSILGMLLNCESDKKPSFEVQCVDTPIQPNGHDCGVLVLKFIEMWDGVSQFNGKALPNYTTEELQLIRQKFVCDWVLNEDNVLRDEVIQHYDLLLKK, encoded by the exons ATGGCTGGAAAGAGTAGGAAAGATAAAGTTTTAGAACAGGAACGAGTAAGTATTTTGGGTATGTTATTAAATTGTGAATCGGACAAGAAGCCATCTTTTGAAGTGCAGTGTGTGGACACTCCAATTCAACCTAATGG TCATGACTGTGGGGTCCTAGTATTGAAATTCATAGAGATGTGGGATGGTGTTAGTCAATTTAATGGCAAAGCCCTGCCTAACTACACTACT GAGGAGCTGCAATTAATTAGGCAGAAATTCGTTTGTGATTGGGTTTTAAATGAAGATAATGTCCTTCGCGATGAAGTTATTCAGCACTACGATCTGCTGTTGAAGAAATAG
- the LOC114168289 gene encoding NADH dehydrogenase [ubiquinone] 1 alpha subcomplex subunit 6: MASVLRNVKVLPNSASVEEARQRVFEFFRVACRSLPSVMEIYNLYDVTSVAQLRSTIASEIRKNINLSDPKVIDMLLFKGMEELKNVVNHSKQRHHIIGQYVVGQQGQVQDSASKDPGTSPFLKNFYSSNYF, translated from the exons ATGGCGAGCGTGCTCCGGAACGTGAAGGTGCTTCCGAACTCGGCGAGTGTGGAGGAGGCGCGTCAGCGCGTGTTCGAATTCTTCAGAGTAGCGTGCCGTTCTCTACCCTCCGTCATGGAAATCTACAACCTATACGATGTCACTTCTGTCGCCCAGCTTCGTTCCACCATCGCCTCTGAGATCCGCAAGAACATCAACCTCAGCGATccaaaa GTGATCGATATGCTGCTTTTCAAAGGGATGGAAGAGCTGAAGAACGTTGTGAACCATTCAAAGCAGAGGCATCATATCATTGGTCAGTACGTGGTTGGTCAGCAAGGCCAAGTGCAGGATTCAGCCTCAAAAGATCCAGGCACCTCTCCCTTTCTGAAGAATTTCTACAGCAGCAACTACTTTTGA
- the LOC114168312 gene encoding peptidyl-prolyl cis-trans isomerase CYP22, translating into MAASVAGSATTNTSAGVEWHVRPPNPKNPIVFFDVTIGNIPAGRIKMELFADIAPKTAENFRQFCTGEYRKAGLPVGYKGCQFHRVIKDFMIQAGDFVKGDGSGCVSIYGLKLDDENFIAKHTGPGLLSMANSGPNTNGCQFFITCAKCDWLDNKHVVFGRVLGDGLLVVRKIENVATGPNNRPKLACVIAECGEM; encoded by the exons ATGGCTGCTTCGGTTGCAGGGAGCGCGACCACGAACACGAGCGCGGGTGTGGAGTGGCACGTGCGTCCTCCAAACCCTAAGAACCCAATCGTCTTCTTCGATGTCACCATCGGCAACATACCCGCTGGTCGAATCAAGATGGAACTCTTCGCCGACATTGCGCCCAAAACCGCCGAGAATTTCAG GCAGTTCTGCACTGGGGAGTACAG AAAAGCTGGACTTCCGGTTGGTTACAAGGGTTGTCAATTTCATAGAGTGATTAAGGATTTTATGATTCAAGCTGGTGATTTTGTAAAG GGTGATGGTAGTGGATGTGTTTCAATCTATGGACTTAAGCTTGATGATGAAAACTTTATTGCCAAACACACTGGCCCTGGTCTTCTGTCGATG GCAAATAGTGGACCAAATACCAATGGTTGTCAG TTTTTCATAACATGCGCAAAATGCGACTGGCTTGACAACAAGCATGTCGTTTTTGGG AGAGTGCTTGGAGATGGCCTTTTGGTTGTGAGGAAGATTGAGAATGTGGCAACTGGACCCAATAACCGGCCAAAATTAGCTTGTGTCATTGCAGAATGTGgtgaaatgtaa
- the LOC114168558 gene encoding putative disease resistance protein At3g14460: MALEFVGSALLSAFLQVAFEKLASPQILDFFRARKLDEKLLNKLETNLHSIHSLADDAERKQFTDPHVRNWLLKVKDAVLDAEDLLDDLQNLSKSQVDVESESQTFAYCALFPKDYKFEKECLIQLWMTENLLHCQHSRTPEEVGQQYFNDLLSRSFFQQLARNEEVFVMHDLLNDLAKYVGGGIYFMWEFDKTEKIQKVTRHFSVELGYKQHFDGFGKLCNTEKLRTFIMPKGRELPDSIGNLEHLRSLDLSYTPIKKLTETICSLSHLQILKLNYCRDLEELPSDLHLLTNLCRLEFMKTKVRKVPLHLGKLKSLKVMMSPFIVGHSKEFGIHRLGELNLDGSLSIEELQNIENSLDALEADLKNKTNLVKLKLRWDSRRNGNSIDSKKEENVIENLQPSKNLKELSIFSYGGKQLPNWLLENSLRNMMSLVLEECESCQRLPPLGLLPFLKDLRIARIDGIVSIDADFHGNNSSSFKSLETLEFSSMKQWEKWECQVVKGVFPNLQRLYINDCPKLKGELPEQLFPLEILDIRDCQQLDASAPRAVVLRIKDYGKLKINGATLTELSIGGHNKEVWFMEMVGHIVSCSFDLCNACQISDDSVSLWTFPLHFFPTLTMLSLKGFSNLHMISHDQAHNHLQYLTIRDCPKFESLPANMHMLLPSLTMLSIKDCPRLESFPDGGLPPNLCEMRLMNCSRLIGLLKGALGDNPSLKNLWIENVDAECFPDEGLLPFSLTSLIITYSPNLIQLDYKGLYQLSSLETLTLYSCPNLRRLPKEGLPKSVSCLEIDDCPLLEQRCKTGRRLLTFKNCTYCSDDVS; the protein is encoded by the exons ATGGCATTAGAATTTGTTGGTAGTGCTCTTCTTTCTGCTTTTCTTCAGGTTGCATTCGAGAAGCTAGCTTCTCCTCAAATTCTCGATTTCTTTCGTGCAAGAAAGCTTGACGAGAAGCTGCTGAACAAGTTGGAAACCAACCTGCACTCTATCCATTCTCTTGCTGATGATGCAGAGCGAAAGCAGTTCACAGATCCACATGTCAGAAACTGGCTGCTTAAGGTCAAAGATGCTGTCCTTGATGCAGAGGATCTCTTGGATGATTTACAAAATCTCTCCAAAAGCCAAGTGGATGTTGAATCTGAATCTCAAACCTTTGCATACTGTGCCCTATTTCCCAAGGATTATAAGTTTGAAAAGGAGTGTTTGATTCAGCTGTGGATGACTGAAAATTTGCTACATTGTCAACACAGCAGAACTCCGGAAGAAGTTGGCCAACAATACTTTAATGATTTACTATCAAGGTCCTTCTTCCAACAATTAGCTAGAAACGAAGAAGTATTTGTTATGCATGACCTTCTAAACGATTTGGCAAAATATGTTGGTGGAGGCATATATTTCATGTGGGAATTTGATAAAACAGAGAAGATACAAAAAGTAACACGTCATTTTTCAGTTGAACTTGGATACAAACAACATTTTGATGGGTTTGGAAAGTTATGTAATACAGAAAAGTTACGTACATTTATTATGCCAAAAGGTAGAG AGCTACCCGACTCTATCGGCAATCTTGAGCATCTCCGATCATTAGACCTCTCCTAtacaccaataaaaaaattaactgaaaCGATATGTTCACTCTCCCACTTGCAAATACTGAAGTTGAACTATTGTAGAGATTTGGAGGAGTTACCCTCAGATTTGCATTTACTCACAAATTTGTGTCGACTTGAATTTATGAAGACTAAAGTGCGAAAAGTGCCACTGCATTTGGGAAAACTGAAGAGTCTTAAAGTAATGATGAGTCCCTTTATTGTTGGCCATAGCAAGGAGTTCGGTATTCACCGACTAGGAGAGCTAAATCTTGATGGAAGTCTATCAATTGAGGAGCTGCAGAATATTGAGAACTCTCTGGATGCATTAGAGGCAGAtttgaagaataaaacaaaCCTTGTGAAGCTAAAGTTGCGATGGGACTCGAGGAGGAATGGGAACTCTATTGATTCAAAAAAGGAAGAGAATGTAATTGAGAATCTGCAACCTTCCAAAAACTTAAAGGAGTTGTCGATCTTTAGCTATGGTGGCAAACAACTTCCAAATTGGTTACTAGAAAATTCGTTGAGGAATATGATGTCCTTAGTGTTGGAGGAATGTGAATCTTGCCAACGTTTACCTCCCCTTGGACTTTTGCCATTTCTCAAGGACTTGAGGATTGCAAGAATTGATGGGATAGTGAGTATTGATGCTGATTTTCATGGTAACAACTCCTCTTCATTTAAATCCCTTGAAACATTGGAGTTCTCCTCTATGAAACAATGGGAAAAATGGGAATGCCAAGTTGTGAAAGGTGTTTTTCCAAATCTTCAAAGACTTTATATAAATGATTGTCCCAAGCTGAAAGGAGAGCTCCCAGAGCAACTTTTTCCTTTGGAAATACTAGACATTAGAGACTGCCAACAACTTGATGCTTCCGCTCCCAGAGCTGTAGTATTACGAATAAAAGACTATGGAAAGCTGAAAATTAACGGGGCTACTTTGACAGAGCTCAGCATCGGCGGACACAACAAGGAAGTATGGTTCATGGAAATGGTTGGGCACATTGTTTCTTGCTCATTTGATTTGTGTAACGCTTGCCAAATCAGTGATGACTCTGTCTCTCTATGGACCTTTCCATTACATTTCTTCCCGACACTCACGATGCTTAGTCTCAAAGGATTTAGTAATTTACACATGATTTCACATGATCAAGCTCATAATCATCTCCAATATCTGACAATCAGGGACTGCCCAAAATTTGAATCATTGCCTGCAAACATGCATATGCTGCTTCCATCTCTCACTATGCTTAGCATAAAAGATTGTCCAAGACTTGAGTCCTTCCCTGATGGAGGTTTGCCACCAAATCTATGTGAAATGAGACTCATGAATTGCTCCAGACTTATTGGCTTATTGAAAGGTGCTTTGGGAGACAATCCTTCTTTGAAAAACTTGTGGATTGAAAATGTGGATGCAGAATGTTTTCCTGATGAAGGTTTGCTTCCTTTTTCTCTAACTTCTCTAATCATTACTTATAGTCCAAATCTAATACAATTGGACTACAAGGGCCTCTATCAACTCTCATCTCTCGAAACACTGACCCTTTACTCCTGCCCCAACCTCCGACGCTTACCAAAGGAGGGCCTTCCCAAATCAGTTTCATGTCTTGAAATCGATGATTGTCCTTTGCTTGAACAACGTTGCAAGACTGGGAGAAGATTGCTCACATTCAAAAATTGTACATATTGCAGTGATGATGTTTCTTAA